One Aquila chrysaetos chrysaetos chromosome 22, bAquChr1.4, whole genome shotgun sequence genomic window carries:
- the LOC115334321 gene encoding SLC35A4 upstream open reading frame protein-like, with product MADDKDPLPKLKDLAFLKDQLESLQRRVEDEVHAGVGQDGSLLASPFLKGFLAGYLVAKLRFSAVLGFVAGTCTGIYAAQNYAVPNVEKTVRDYFSSLKKGRD from the exons ATGGCGGACGATAAG GACCCTCTGCCCAAGCTGAAGGACCTCGCCTTCTTGAAGGACCAGCTGGAGAGCCTGCAGCGCAGGGTGGAGGACGAGGTGCACGCTGGCGTGGGGCAG GATGGCTCTCTGCTGGCCTCGCCCTTTCTCAAAGGCTTCCTGGCAGGGTACCTGGTAGCCAAACTTCGCTTCTCGGCCGTCCTGGGATTCGTGGCTGGGACCTGCACAGGAATATATGCTGCTCAGAACTACGCCGTTCCCAATGTTGAAAAGACAGTGCGGGACTATTTCAGTTCACTGAAAAAAGGTCGGGACTAG
- the SLC35A4 gene encoding probable UDP-sugar transporter protein SLC35A4, producing MVMFGNAAGSANWVLRRGLWGLMLVLSVAIYGSHAPLLTQCKVDGIIPFSSTSVVVLVELTKLVFSLLFLLTWDRELLGVAVSWHHIVPFALSALLYAANNNLVVHMQLFMDPSTYQVLSNLKIVTTALLYSLFLHQRLSMRKWLALLLLVAAGVSYSCGGLQDPGSPSKMQLHITLVGLLLISVYCLISGLSAVYTEAILKTQALPLSLQNLFLYFFGVLLNLIGYFWSSAEGGFLEGFSSWVLVIVVSQALNGLIMSVVMKHSSNITRLFVISCSILVNALLSVTLFNLQLTLLFFIAVSCIGLAVHLYYGVT from the coding sequence ATGGTAATGTTTGGTaatgctgctggctctgcaaaCTGGGTGCTCCGGAGGGGACTGTGGGGACTGATGCTGGTCTTGTCTGTAGCCATATACGGCTCTCATGCTCCCCTCCTGACCCAGTGCAAGGTGGACGGGATAATCCCCTTCAGCTCCACATCTGTCGTGGTTCTTGTCGAGCTGACAAAGCTGGTGTTCTCCCTCCTGTTCCTGCTGACCTGGGACCGGGAGCTGCTGGGAGTCGCCGTGTCATGGCACCACATTGTCCCCTTCgccctctctgccctgctgtATGCTGCCAACAACAACCTGGTGGTTCACATGCAGCTCTTCATGGATCCCAGCACCTACCAGGTCTTGAGTAACTTAAAGATCGTCACCACCGCGCTCCTCTACAGCCTCTTCCTGCACCAAAGACTCAGCATGCGCAAATGGCTGGCTCTTCTcctgctggtggctgctggggTGAGCTACAGCTGTGGCGGCCTGCAGGACCCTGGCAGCCCCTCCAAGATGCAGCTGCACATCACGCTGGTGGGCTTGTTGCTGATCTCGGTGTACTGCCTGATATCAGGCTTGTCTGCTGTCTACACAGAAGCCATCCTGAAAACCCAGGCGCTGCCTCTCAGCCTTCAGAACCTCTTCCTTTACTTCTTTGGGGTCCTGCTCAACTTGATCGGCTACTTCTGGAGCAGCGCAGAGGGTGGTTTCTTGGAGGGATTTTCCTCCTGGGTGTTGGTGATTGTGGTCAGCCAGGCCTTGAACGGTTTGATCATGTCCGTGGTCATGAAGCACAGCAGTAACATCACCAGGCTCTTCGTGATCTCCTGCTCTATCCTGGTCAACGCCCTCCTGTCCGTCACCCTCTTCAATCTGCAGCTCACCCTGCTCTTCTTCATTGCCGTCTCGTGCATCGGCCTTGCTGTTCACTTGTACTATGGCGTCACGTag